One region of Vescimonas fastidiosa genomic DNA includes:
- a CDS encoding AbrB/MazE/SpoVT family DNA-binding domain-containing protein, with the protein MGFKKNNERYYMASVRLGPKGQIVIPKDVREMFGLEAGDQLVLLADRKKGIALQTTDKLNPMMRRVFEETEAEEAEEAEE; encoded by the coding sequence ATGGGATTTAAAAAGAATAACGAGCGCTACTATATGGCCTCTGTGCGCCTGGGACCCAAGGGTCAGATCGTGATACCCAAGGACGTTCGGGAGATGTTCGGCCTGGAGGCCGGAGATCAGCTTGTGTTGTTGGCAGATCGCAAAAAGGGTATCGCCCTGCAAACCACGGACAAGCTCAACCCTATGATGCGCCGGGTATTTGAGGAGACGGAGGCAGAGGAAGCAGAGGAGGCAGAGGAATGA
- a CDS encoding ABC transporter ATP-binding protein: MNAIDIRGLCKKYPTFALQDVSFSVPQGAVMGFIGRNGAGKSTTLKSMLGLVHPDAGEVEILGRSFSAEEKSIKENIGVVLGGIDFYPKKKIAVLTDVTRRFYTNWDQEKYRHYLHLFGINEEKRVDQLSSGMQVKYMIALALSHNAALLILDEPTSGLDPVSRDELTELLGRIAADGRRSVLFSTHITSDLEKCASHIAFIKDGQIQYTGTMDGFRAHYAYLRQGDAPMTLEDIIVAVERRPLDENAIV; encoded by the coding sequence ATGAATGCCATAGATATCCGGGGCCTTTGCAAAAAATATCCGACTTTTGCTCTGCAGGATGTGTCCTTTTCCGTGCCTCAGGGGGCGGTAATGGGCTTCATAGGCCGCAACGGTGCGGGTAAAAGCACCACACTCAAGTCTATGCTGGGTCTGGTGCATCCCGACGCCGGAGAGGTGGAGATCCTGGGCCGAAGTTTTTCCGCAGAGGAAAAAAGCATTAAGGAGAATATCGGCGTGGTTCTGGGCGGCATCGACTTTTATCCCAAGAAAAAAATTGCCGTCCTTACGGATGTGACCCGCCGCTTTTACACCAACTGGGACCAGGAAAAATATCGCCACTATCTGCACCTTTTCGGCATCAATGAGGAGAAGCGGGTGGACCAGCTTTCCAGCGGTATGCAGGTGAAATACATGATTGCCCTGGCGCTGAGTCACAACGCTGCGCTCCTGATCCTGGACGAACCTACCAGCGGCCTGGATCCGGTATCTCGGGATGAACTGACGGAGCTGCTGGGTAGGATCGCAGCCGATGGGCGACGCAGTGTTCTTTTTTCCACCCATATTACCTCTGACTTGGAAAAATGCGCCAGCCACATTGCCTTTATTAAGGACGGACAGATCCAGTATACCGGCACTATGGACGGCTTCCGGGCGCACTACGCCTATCTTCGGCAGGGGGATGCGCCTATGACATTGGAGGATATCATTGTTGCCGTAGAGAGGAGGCCCCTGGATGAAAACGCTATTGTATAA